Proteins from a genomic interval of Clostridium sp. M62/1:
- the plsY gene encoding glycerol-3-phosphate 1-O-acyltransferase PlsY, producing MMERLVCLGIGYAFGLIQSGYLYGRSKGLDIRQYGSGNAGSTNVLRVMGKKAGAIVFFGDFFKAVFAMALAQLLFGRGDGAVNSSLWALYAGLGVTLGHNFPFYLKFRGGKGIACMAGILTFMDFRIMLTCLVVFGVTVGITRYVSLGSILVAVIFFAELVIFGSQGSYRVAEGCFPEFCVLGGILMVMAIWRHRANIKRLLTGTENKLGASKKQAGQQ from the coding sequence ATGATGGAACGGCTTGTCTGTTTGGGAATTGGGTATGCCTTCGGGCTGATCCAGTCGGGGTACCTGTACGGAAGGTCTAAGGGGCTTGACATCCGCCAGTATGGAAGCGGAAACGCAGGCTCCACCAATGTGCTTCGTGTCATGGGGAAAAAAGCAGGAGCGATCGTATTTTTCGGGGATTTTTTCAAGGCAGTGTTTGCCATGGCTCTGGCCCAGCTGCTGTTCGGCCGCGGAGACGGGGCCGTAAACAGTTCCCTCTGGGCTCTGTATGCAGGCCTTGGGGTGACGCTCGGACACAATTTCCCGTTTTATCTGAAATTCAGAGGCGGCAAGGGAATTGCCTGCATGGCGGGAATTCTCACCTTTATGGATTTTCGCATTATGCTCACCTGCCTGGTTGTGTTCGGGGTGACGGTGGGCATCACAAGATATGTGTCCCTGGGCTCCATTCTGGTGGCGGTTATCTTTTTTGCAGAGCTTGTGATTTTTGGAAGCCAGGGAAGCTACCGGGTGGCGGAAGGCTGTTTTCCAGAGTTCTGCGTTCTGGGAGGCATCCTCATGGTGATGGCCATCTGGCGCCACAGGGCAAATATCAAACGCCTTCTGACAGGCACGGAGAATAAGCTGGGGGCCTCAAAAAAACAGGCCGGACAGCAGTAA
- a CDS encoding radical SAM protein encodes MKKKGHLIKSVDPGSIAEELELEAGDSVLTIDGEEIEDIFDYEYMINSECITMVVRKKNGEEWELDIENNYEDLGLNFENGLMSEYRSCHNKCIFCFIDQMPPGMRETLYFKDDDSRLSFLQGNYITLTNMKDKDFERIIRFHLAPINISVQTMNPKLRCRMLNNRFAGEALKKIDRLYEAGIPMNGQIVLCKGVNDGRELDFSIRELTRYIPYMQSVSVVPVGLSRYREGLYPLEPFTPEECGQAIDLIESWQRKIYEEHGIHFIHASDEFYMQAGRPLPEAERYDGYIQLENGVGMIRLMTEEVREALSSLPEEGTEEWRQLNKEEEISIATGLLPYPYIKEYTEQITARFKGKKVHVYGIRNDFFGELITVAGLITARDLIAQLKGKALGSRLLLPEAMFRSGEEVFLDDLTREDVQNALQVPVNIVKSSGRDFVNAVLAPAGEEQNLPAHGPYELDSLEGM; translated from the coding sequence ATGAAGAAAAAAGGCCATTTGATCAAATCCGTCGATCCGGGTTCCATCGCCGAGGAGCTGGAACTGGAGGCGGGAGACAGCGTTCTCACCATCGACGGCGAGGAGATTGAGGATATTTTTGACTATGAATACATGATAAACAGCGAGTGCATCACCATGGTGGTGAGGAAGAAAAACGGCGAGGAGTGGGAGCTTGATATTGAGAATAACTACGAGGATCTGGGGCTGAACTTTGAAAACGGCCTGATGAGCGAGTACCGCTCCTGCCACAATAAATGTATTTTCTGCTTCATTGACCAGATGCCGCCCGGGATGAGGGAGACCCTGTATTTTAAAGATGATGACTCCAGGCTTTCCTTTCTGCAGGGAAATTACATTACACTGACGAATATGAAGGACAAGGATTTCGAGAGGATTATCCGGTTCCATCTGGCTCCCATCAATATCTCCGTGCAGACCATGAATCCCAAGCTTCGCTGCCGGATGCTCAACAACCGGTTTGCAGGGGAGGCACTGAAAAAGATAGACCGGCTCTATGAGGCCGGCATCCCCATGAACGGACAGATCGTGCTCTGCAAGGGGGTCAATGACGGCAGAGAGCTGGATTTTTCCATCCGGGAGCTGACCAGATATATTCCCTACATGCAGAGCGTGTCTGTGGTGCCGGTGGGACTTTCCCGGTACCGGGAGGGACTTTATCCGCTGGAGCCCTTTACGCCGGAGGAGTGCGGGCAGGCCATCGATCTGATCGAGAGCTGGCAGAGGAAGATTTATGAGGAGCACGGAATCCACTTTATCCACGCCAGCGACGAGTTCTACATGCAGGCAGGCAGACCGCTTCCGGAGGCAGAGCGGTATGACGGTTATATTCAGCTGGAAAACGGCGTGGGCATGATCCGCCTGATGACGGAGGAGGTAAGGGAAGCCCTTTCCTCTCTCCCTGAGGAGGGGACAGAAGAATGGCGCCAGCTCAATAAAGAGGAGGAGATTTCCATTGCCACAGGACTTCTGCCCTATCCATATATTAAGGAATACACAGAGCAGATAACGGCCAGATTTAAGGGAAAGAAGGTCCATGTCTACGGAATCAGGAACGACTTTTTCGGAGAGCTTATTACGGTGGCAGGGCTTATCACAGCCCGGGATCTCATCGCCCAGCTGAAGGGAAAGGCGCTTGGAAGCCGCCTGCTCCTGCCGGAAGCCATGTTCAGAAGCGGCGAGGAGGTATTCTTGGATGATCTCACCAGGGAGGATGTACAAAACGCTTTACAAGTACCGGTGAATATTGTAAAATCAAGCGGGCGCGATTTCGTAAATGCTGTCCTTGCCCCGGCCGGGGAGGAACAGAACCTGCCTGCTCACGGGCCTTATGAGCTGGACTCGCTGGAAGGGATGTAG
- the der gene encoding ribosome biogenesis GTPase Der, giving the protein MSRKKPVVAVVGCPNVGKSTLFNVLAGEMISIVKDTPGVTRDRIYADCTWLDKAFTLIDTGGIEPDSRDIILAQMREQAEIAIATADVIIFIVDVRQGLTDSDSKVADMLRKSRKPVILAVNKVDSFAKFGNDVYEFYNLGIGDPIPISAASRLGLGELLDAVVAHFPEDTGEEEDDDRPRIAIVGKPNVGKSSIVNKLLGENRVIVSNIAGTTRDAVDTEIVHNGTEYVFIDTAGLRRKNKIKEELERYSIIRTVTAVERADVVLVVIDATEGVTEQDAKIAGIAHDRGKGIIIVVNKWDAIEKNDKTIYEYTNKIKTILSFVPYAEYVFVSAQTGQRLNKLYDLIDMVRENQTMRIQTGVLNEIMTEAVALQQPPSDKGKRLKLYYMTQVAVKPPTFVVFVNDKELMHFSYTRYLENRIRDAFGFRGTALKFIIRERKGKEQ; this is encoded by the coding sequence ATGAGCAGGAAGAAACCAGTCGTAGCCGTGGTAGGATGTCCGAATGTGGGAAAATCCACCTTGTTTAACGTCCTGGCCGGCGAGATGATTTCCATTGTAAAGGATACGCCGGGCGTGACCAGGGATCGCATCTATGCGGACTGCACCTGGCTTGACAAGGCGTTTACGCTGATCGATACAGGAGGAATTGAGCCGGATTCCAGGGATATTATCCTGGCACAGATGAGAGAGCAGGCGGAGATTGCCATCGCCACAGCCGATGTGATTATCTTTATCGTAGATGTGCGCCAGGGGCTCACGGATTCAGATTCCAAGGTGGCGGACATGCTGAGAAAATCCAGAAAGCCGGTGATCCTGGCTGTCAACAAGGTGGACAGCTTTGCAAAATTCGGAAATGACGTGTACGAATTTTATAACCTAGGAATCGGAGATCCGATTCCGATCTCCGCAGCATCCAGACTTGGGCTCGGAGAACTTCTTGACGCCGTGGTGGCTCATTTCCCGGAGGACACGGGGGAAGAGGAGGATGACGACAGGCCGAGAATTGCCATCGTGGGAAAACCCAATGTGGGCAAGTCATCCATCGTCAATAAGCTGCTGGGAGAAAACCGGGTTATTGTGTCAAACATCGCCGGAACCACCCGGGACGCCGTGGACACGGAGATTGTCCACAACGGCACAGAGTATGTGTTTATCGACACCGCAGGACTCAGAAGGAAGAATAAGATCAAGGAGGAGCTGGAGCGCTACAGCATCATCCGCACGGTGACGGCGGTGGAGAGGGCCGATGTGGTTCTGGTGGTCATTGACGCCACGGAGGGTGTGACGGAGCAGGATGCAAAGATTGCGGGAATTGCCCACGACCGGGGGAAGGGCATTATCATTGTGGTAAACAAGTGGGATGCCATTGAAAAAAATGACAAGACCATCTATGAGTATACGAATAAAATCAAGACGATTCTCTCCTTTGTGCCCTATGCGGAGTATGTGTTTGTCTCCGCACAGACGGGACAGAGATTAAATAAGCTCTATGACCTGATCGACATGGTGAGGGAGAACCAGACCATGAGAATCCAGACAGGTGTTCTCAATGAGATTATGACAGAGGCAGTGGCTCTCCAGCAGCCGCCGTCCGACAAGGGAAAGAGGCTGAAGCTCTACTACATGACCCAGGTGGCTGTAAAGCCGCCGACCTTCGTCGTGTTTGTGAATGACAAGGAGCTGATGCATTTTTCATACACCAGATATCTTGAGAACCGCATAAGGGATGCCTTCGGCTTCCGCGGAACGGCTCTTAAATTTATTATCCGCGAGAGGAAGGGAAAGGAGCAGTAG